CTGAATGCAGTCGTAGCCATCGTAACACATTTCGGCGGCAGCAGGCTTTGTTGACGGGGACCTATGCGAACACCATCAGAAATACTCAAATACTACATTCAAGCCATCGAACATTTAAGCGGGGCCAGTGCAGTCTCTCTTTACGTTCCCGATCCACTCGGTGACGGAGGTCGAGCACTCTTACTCAGTGCTGGTGATGAACCCATTGCGGAACTTCAAAGCATTGACAGTGCCACCCAGTTTGCCCGAACTCAGCCAGACGCAAACGCCCAAGGGCCACTCGCCAAGCTAATTCCCGAGACGATTCAAAGCAGCACGCAAGATGGTCTTTTGATCCCTTTACGCGCATTGAATCAAGGTAAAGACGAGCAAACCGCTTGGCTTGGTTTACGCAACCCACAAACCGCGCAAGCTCCAGAATCACTCACTGGCCCCGACGCTATGAAAAGCTGGTGGCAATGGGTCTTAGAACTGGGTGAAGCAATCACTCGTGATATTATGCGGGTATCCGGTGTTCTCAATGATCCTGTCAGTGGTTTACCAGGACGTGCCGAATTTTTTCAAACCGTAGACAAAGCTCTTGAGACCAATCAGGGACCATCGACGGCTATGTTGATTCTGAGCCCTGATAACTTTGCAACGATTAACGAATTATGGGGCTTAAAGCTCGGCGACAAGGTAATCCGAGAAGTTGCTGACGTCCTCCAAAAACAGCTGCGTGAAGATGATTACTTGGTTCGCTATGGCGGTGTTGTCTTCGCTATATTGTTGCCCAAGACCACGCTGGAGAGCGCTTTCGCTCTCGGAAGCGCAATCCTTGCAGAGCTCGAAAAAAATGAATACCTCGATTCGACGGTGCGATTGCGCTTCAGTGGCGGTGTCGTCGCCACAACCAGCGAGGAAGCCAGACACCAAAATGCATCACTTGCTTTTATTCAACGCGCCAACCACGCTCTAAACGCCGCAAAACGTGCTGGCGGTGGTCGCATCACTGAATGGAAAGCAGACCCTTCCACCGGAACATCCACCGAAGGCGATGAACTCACCGGAATCTTTACCGGCACCATGGGTAAAGATTATCGAAACATGGTCCTGCTTTGGGAAACCATTGGCTTGATGGCCGAAAGCTCAGATATCGACGAGCTTTCTTCTAAAGTGCTTGGCTGTATCAGCAATGCCTTTCGCCCAGATAGAGTCGGACTCTTTCTCCCCGAAAAACCAGATGACCCGCTCGCGCTCCACAGTGGTTTTGTTCTGATTAAAACAGAGCAAGGCGGCTCCGTGCAAAAGCATACCACCTCGAGTTCACTCTTCTCACTTGAGGCCTCCGAACGCGCACTGCTCGATAAAGCTCACCAGAGTGGCAAAGTATTATGCTCTTCGATTCCAGGACTAGAAGACAGTGCTCCTAACCTCACTCATGCGGCATTGGTCATTCCTCTGGTTACACGCGAGAACTGCCTTGGCTGTCTTTACTTAGACCGAGAAAGTGCAAAGCTTGAACTTGATGTTTCCGATGTCCACTTCTTGAAAGTGTTTGGTAATCACATCGCAGTAGCCATCGACCGCGGTATTCTGGCTCGAGAAGAAGCAGCCCGACAAGAACGTAAGCGGCTCAGGTTATTGGGTGAGGTTCATGAACTTCGACAAGCGCTGGGTCATGCCAAGCTGGTTCACACCTCACCGCAGATGGAACAGGTTCTCGGCATTGTTCGCCAAGTTGCTCCAACTGACGCCACGGTTTTGGTCACAGGTGAAAGCGGTACCGGTAAAGGTGTGCTCGCCCGAACTTTTCATAAGTTAAGTCAGCGCGCCGATAAGCCACTGGTTTTGGTCGACTGCAGTGCCATTACGCCCAATCTTATTGAGAGCGAACTCTTCGGACATGAGCGTGGGGCGTTTACTGGCGCCGACCGCAAGACCGTCGGGCGACTCGCTGAAGCCAACGGCGGAACAGTATTTCTCGATGAAATCGGAGAACTCCCCCTCGAGGTGCAGTCTAAGCTCCTCACTTTTGTACAGGACAAACAGCTGATGGCTGTCGGTTCGACAAAAACTCGAACAGTCGATGCACGGATCATCGCGGCCACCAACCGAGACTTAGCCGTCGAAGTGGATGCCGGACGATTTCGCCGAGACCTTTACTACCGTCTCAATGTCGTCAGCGTTGACCTTCCACCTCTTCGAACACGGCCTGATGATATTCTTCTTTTGGCCCGGCACTTCATCGAACGATTTAATGTTCAATACCAAAAAGCCGCGCGAGGACTATCCGCCGCGGCTGAGCATGCTCTTTTGAGTTACAACTGGCCCGGTAACATTCGTGAACTGCAAAACCGTGTCATGCGTGCAGTTATTCTAAGCCAAGTTGAGCTACTTGGGCCTCATGAGCTTGGATTTGATGACAACGCACAAGCCGGGACCAATGCTCCCCCGATTCGAGCCGGAGAACCCAGTATCGCACAGCCCGCAGCCGAAGTGGCTCCGTCCAATCCTTGGGAAAATCTAAGCGGCATTCTATCGAGCATCATTCAGCAAGTAGACATCAACAGCGGTCATCAACCTCCACCCTTTGGCAAGTGGTTAGAGGAAGATCTTATTCAGGCGGCCTTTGATCGCATCGGTGGTATCCACAGACGCGGCGCCGCAGTGCTCGGCATTCCAGAAACGACTTTTCGTCGTAAG
The Deltaproteobacteria bacterium genome window above contains:
- a CDS encoding sigma 54-interacting transcriptional regulator, whose protein sequence is MRTPSEILKYYIQAIEHLSGASAVSLYVPDPLGDGGRALLLSAGDEPIAELQSIDSATQFARTQPDANAQGPLAKLIPETIQSSTQDGLLIPLRALNQGKDEQTAWLGLRNPQTAQAPESLTGPDAMKSWWQWVLELGEAITRDIMRVSGVLNDPVSGLPGRAEFFQTVDKALETNQGPSTAMLILSPDNFATINELWGLKLGDKVIREVADVLQKQLREDDYLVRYGGVVFAILLPKTTLESAFALGSAILAELEKNEYLDSTVRLRFSGGVVATTSEEARHQNASLAFIQRANHALNAAKRAGGGRITEWKADPSTGTSTEGDELTGIFTGTMGKDYRNMVLLWETIGLMAESSDIDELSSKVLGCISNAFRPDRVGLFLPEKPDDPLALHSGFVLIKTEQGGSVQKHTTSSSLFSLEASERALLDKAHQSGKVLCSSIPGLEDSAPNLTHAALVIPLVTRENCLGCLYLDRESAKLELDVSDVHFLKVFGNHIAVAIDRGILAREEAARQERKRLRLLGEVHELRQALGHAKLVHTSPQMEQVLGIVRQVAPTDATVLVTGESGTGKGVLARTFHKLSQRADKPLVLVDCSAITPNLIESELFGHERGAFTGADRKTVGRLAEANGGTVFLDEIGELPLEVQSKLLTFVQDKQLMAVGSTKTRTVDARIIAATNRDLAVEVDAGRFRRDLYYRLNVVSVDLPPLRTRPDDILLLARHFIERFNVQYQKAARGLSAAAEHALLSYNWPGNIRELQNRVMRAVILSQVELLGPHELGFDDNAQAGTNAPPIRAGEPSIAQPAAEVAPSNPWENLSGILSSIIQQVDINSGHQPPPFGKWLEEDLIQAAFDRIGGIHRRGAAVLGIPETTFRRKMKQIKARSLIGPMPRTPEWRELNDVFNGIVRQKNTDGEDYLVRSRDILLTHVLHRFGDKVSMSAALMGVTEPTISRWRSKLQSQSAAT